In the genome of Streptomyces collinus, one region contains:
- a CDS encoding succinate dehydrogenase hydrophobic membrane anchor subunit encodes MSTSEKTAAGVGPVEGGAVYTVDNPAPFIEAPRQRTKKTPKSTRGNFELAAWLFMRLSGVVLVILVLGHLLIQLVLDGGVSKIGFAFVAGRWASPFWQVWDLLMLWLAMLHGANGLRTVINDYAERANTRLWLKGLLYTATVFTILLGTLVIFTFDPNIR; translated from the coding sequence ATGTCCACGTCTGAGAAGACCGCTGCCGGCGTCGGCCCCGTCGAGGGCGGCGCCGTCTACACCGTCGACAACCCGGCGCCCTTCATCGAGGCCCCGCGCCAGCGGACCAAGAAGACCCCGAAGAGCACCCGGGGCAACTTCGAGCTGGCCGCCTGGCTCTTCATGCGCCTGTCGGGCGTCGTGCTGGTCATCCTGGTCCTCGGCCACCTGCTGATCCAGCTCGTGCTGGACGGCGGCGTCTCCAAGATCGGCTTCGCCTTCGTGGCGGGCCGCTGGGCGTCCCCGTTCTGGCAGGTCTGGGACCTGCTGATGCTGTGGCTCGCCATGCTGCACGGCGCCAACGGCCTGCGCACGGTCATCAACGACTACGCGGAGCGCGCGAACACCCGGCTGTGGCTCAAGGGCCTGCTCTACACGGCCACGGTGTTCACCATCCTGCTGGGCACGCTGGTGATCTTCACCTTCGACCCGAACATCCGCTAG
- the sdhC gene encoding succinate dehydrogenase, cytochrome b556 subunit translates to MPAGTLYRGREGMWSWVAHRVTGVLIFFFLFVHVLDTALVRVSPEAYDTVVATYKTPIVALLEYGLVAAILFHALNGLRVIAVDFWIKGARYQKQMLWTVVALWVVLMLGAIYPVLGHAARELFGS, encoded by the coding sequence GTGCCGGCTGGAACGCTGTACCGCGGCCGGGAAGGAATGTGGTCCTGGGTGGCTCACCGAGTCACCGGCGTCCTCATCTTCTTCTTCCTGTTCGTCCACGTGCTGGACACCGCTCTCGTCCGTGTGTCCCCTGAGGCCTACGACACCGTCGTGGCCACGTACAAGACGCCGATCGTCGCGCTGCTGGAGTACGGCCTCGTCGCCGCCATCCTCTTCCACGCGCTCAACGGTCTGCGCGTCATCGCTGTCGACTTCTGGATCAAGGGCGCCCGCTACCAGAAGCAGATGCTCTGGACCGTCGTCGCCCTGTGGGTCGTGCTGATGCTCGGGGCCATCTACCCCGTCCTCGGCCACGCCGCTCGTGAACTGTTCGGGAGCTGA
- a CDS encoding 2-oxo-4-hydroxy-4-carboxy-5-ureidoimidazoline decarboxylase, with product MEHFNAASAQELEQALLACLRSLRWARRVADHRPYPDVDSLLAAADEAAYDLTWSDLTEALAAEPLPTLPPDTYSAAHTALSAAHAAYEARFGHMFVICLDGLSPSETLDRLLAAIRSRLTNDPEEERAVVADELRRLASVRLVSALRGAGNCASNH from the coding sequence GTGGAGCACTTCAACGCAGCCTCCGCACAGGAGCTGGAGCAGGCCCTCCTCGCCTGCCTGCGCAGCCTCCGCTGGGCCCGGCGCGTCGCGGACCACCGCCCCTACCCGGACGTGGACTCGCTGCTGGCCGCTGCGGACGAGGCGGCCTACGACCTGACCTGGTCCGACCTCACGGAAGCGCTGGCGGCCGAGCCCCTTCCCACCCTCCCGCCGGACACCTACTCCGCGGCCCACACCGCCCTGAGCGCGGCCCACGCCGCCTACGAGGCCCGCTTCGGGCACATGTTCGTCATCTGCCTGGACGGCCTGTCCCCGTCGGAAACCCTGGACCGCCTCCTCGCGGCCATCCGGTCGCGATTGACCAACGATCCCGAGGAGGAGCGCGCGGTCGTGGCCGACGAACTCCGCCGCCTGGCGAGCGTGCGGCTGGTCAGCGCCTTGAGGGGCGCGGGGAACTGCGCGAGCAACCACTGA
- a CDS encoding beta-N-acetylhexosaminidase encodes MAVALVVVAAGVSLGLWAASGGDGGSTGSQARSSQGATAAAPPDQAPEAAPTPSPTRSYPLSEAPRTIPAVRDHEPARGPGWKPEKGNRVVVDDPALADEGRLVAGELGLAYAGEKGDKKAGDLRLALNGDKGANPESYTMTVRDGRVEIDGPSDAGVFYGTRTLKQETHDGGTAPEGVVKDEPAKPQRGFMLDIARKNFTAGWIEDRVRELGDLKFNQLGLHFSDDQGFRIESSSHPEIVSQQHLTKAQVRKIIDLARSRHITVVPEIDSPGHLGAVLDAHPDLQLRSAQGSAVQGAIDISKAGSAEIVDDLLNEYADLFPGGPWHLGGDEYQALTRSDPEASFPQLAAAARERYGSGATVADLTTGWLNDRADTVRKHQRVPRAWNDGFFRGTSVQAAKDIQVAYWTGKEIGARAPLEYLEAGRKVINYNDEFLYYVLGEPQTFVYPTGQRIYEQWTPRVLRGTAAVPARYDGQILGGSFAVWCDLANSQTEDQVAAGIRMPLRATVQKLWDPDRPELSWAEFRALADRLG; translated from the coding sequence ATGGCTGTAGCCCTGGTCGTGGTCGCGGCCGGGGTGAGTCTTGGGCTCTGGGCGGCCTCGGGCGGCGACGGCGGGTCCACCGGCTCTCAGGCCAGATCCTCGCAGGGGGCCACCGCGGCCGCCCCGCCGGACCAGGCACCGGAGGCGGCCCCGACCCCCAGTCCGACGCGCTCCTACCCCCTGTCCGAGGCACCCCGCACCATCCCCGCCGTGCGCGACCACGAACCGGCGCGCGGTCCGGGCTGGAAGCCCGAGAAGGGCAACCGGGTGGTCGTGGACGACCCGGCGCTGGCCGACGAGGGCCGGCTGGTCGCGGGCGAGCTGGGCTTGGCGTACGCGGGCGAGAAGGGCGACAAGAAGGCCGGGGACCTGCGGCTGGCGCTGAACGGTGACAAGGGCGCGAACCCGGAGTCGTACACGATGACCGTGCGCGACGGGCGGGTGGAGATCGACGGGCCGTCCGACGCGGGGGTCTTCTACGGCACCCGCACGCTCAAGCAGGAGACCCACGACGGCGGCACGGCGCCCGAGGGGGTCGTGAAGGACGAGCCGGCCAAGCCCCAGCGCGGGTTCATGCTGGACATCGCGCGCAAGAACTTCACGGCCGGCTGGATCGAGGACCGCGTCCGGGAACTGGGCGACCTGAAGTTCAACCAGCTGGGGCTGCACTTCTCCGACGACCAGGGCTTCCGGATCGAGTCCTCCTCCCATCCCGAGATCGTGTCGCAGCAGCATCTGACCAAGGCGCAGGTGCGGAAGATCATCGACCTGGCGCGGAGCCGGCACATCACGGTCGTGCCCGAGATCGACTCGCCCGGCCACCTGGGCGCGGTCCTCGACGCCCACCCCGACCTGCAGCTGCGCAGCGCGCAGGGGTCGGCGGTGCAGGGCGCCATCGACATCTCCAAGGCGGGGAGCGCCGAGATCGTCGACGACCTGCTCAACGAGTACGCGGACCTCTTCCCCGGCGGGCCGTGGCACCTCGGCGGCGATGAGTACCAGGCGCTGACCCGGTCGGACCCGGAGGCGTCGTTCCCGCAGCTGGCCGCCGCCGCCCGGGAGAGGTACGGCTCCGGCGCGACGGTCGCCGACCTCACGACCGGCTGGCTGAACGACCGGGCCGACACCGTCCGCAAGCACCAGCGCGTCCCGCGCGCCTGGAACGACGGCTTCTTCCGCGGCACCTCCGTCCAGGCCGCCAAGGACATCCAGGTCGCCTACTGGACGGGCAAGGAGATCGGCGCCCGGGCTCCCCTGGAGTACCTGGAGGCGGGCCGCAAGGTGATCAACTACAACGACGAGTTCCTGTACTACGTGCTCGGCGAGCCGCAGACCTTCGTCTACCCGACGGGCCAGCGGATCTACGAGCAGTGGACACCGCGGGTGCTGCGCGGCACCGCGGCCGTCCCGGCGCGCTACGACGGCCAGATCCTCGGCGGGTCCTTCGCCGTCTGGTGCGACCTCGCGAACTCCCAGACGGAGGACCAGGTGGCGGCCGGGATCCGGATGCCGCTGCGGGCGACCGTCCAGAAGCTGTGGGACCCGGACAGGCCCGAGCTGTCCTGGGCGGAGTTCCGGGCGCTGGCGGACAGGCTCGGCTGA